The genomic segment GATAGGCGGCATTCACATAATGGAGCAGCGGCGTCCCAATAGGGGCGCTGTACACTGCCCCATCAGGAAAAGTGACCCGCGCCTCACTACGTGCCTCACTGTGGCTTACGGCGGTCATTTTAGACGTTCCTTCCTTTGCTCATCTCCATTATAGCGCCCTCGTTAAAGCAGGGCTGGCATAATTTCTCTAATGAGTATCTTCTAAATTGACGATTTTGGCGCGGGAGAGTACAATCTGTAGAAGGTTTCAAGCATATCCCCCTAACCATTAGAGGAGCAATTTGATCACCATGTCTGCGGTGTTAGACATTCGGAATTTGCACGTCAGCGTCAACGACAAACCCATTCTGAAGGGCGTCACATTGACGGTGAAACAGGGCGAAGTACACGCCCTTATGGGACGCAACGGATCGGGCAAAAGCACGCTGGCTTATGCCATCTTAGGACACCCCGCCTACGAAGTTACCGAAGGCGAAATCTACTTTGAGGGGCAAAATGTCCTAGAGATGGAGCCGGATGAGCGCAGCCGCGCCGGATTGTTCCTTGCCTTTCAATACCCAACAGCCATCCCCGGCGTCACGGTGGCGAATTTCCTTCGCTCGGCAATCAATGCCCGCCGGAAGGCACTCAACCCGGAAGATAAGGGCATCAGCATTCCAGAGTTCCGCAAACTCTTGACGGGGAAAATGTCTTTCCTCAAGGTAGACC from the Anaerolineales bacterium genome contains:
- the sufC gene encoding Fe-S cluster assembly ATPase SufC translates to MSAVLDIRNLHVSVNDKPILKGVTLTVKQGEVHALMGRNGSGKSTLAYAILGHPAYEVTEGEIYFEGQNVLEMEPDERSRAGLFLAFQYPTAIPGVTVANFLRSAINARRKALNPEDKGISIPEFRKLLTGKMSFLKVDPSFAGRYLNDGFSGGEKKRAEILQMATLDPKIAILDETDSGLDIDALRVVADGVKSLIGPNLGVLVITHYEQFLNYIRPEFVHIMFEGRIVEEGGFDLAEKIQDQGYDWIAEKYAAVK